In Cicer arietinum cultivar CDC Frontier isolate Library 1 chromosome 1, Cicar.CDCFrontier_v2.0, whole genome shotgun sequence, one DNA window encodes the following:
- the LOC101491696 gene encoding uncharacterized protein has product MEEVKGSENNSNITMLQTEDEMDLRRGPWTVDEDLALINYIATHGEGRWNSLARSAGLKRTGKSCRLRWLNYLRPDVRRGNITLEEQLLILELHSRWGNRWSKIAQYLPGRTDNEIKNYWRTRVQKHAKQLKCDVNSKQFKDAMRYLWMPRLVERIQAAASTATTTTTNNNGSPSVTTTITSTNNTMSCNLNTNFEVHSGNTLTPIIMNNNLCGSYVTQSYTPENSSNGSDSFGTQVSPISELNQDYYNVPVGSNNNNNNPNCDYFQQAQQFGFLDCITSPTGLFPQMDFNSVEPNTPWINQGDNFWNDENMLLFQQLNDNM; this is encoded by the exons atggaagaagTGAAGGGAAGTGAAAACAACTCAAACATCACCATGCTCCAAACCGAAGATGAAATGGATCTTCGAAGAGGCCCATGGACCGTTGATGAGGATCTTGCACTCATCAATTACATTGCTACTCATGGTGAAGGTCGATGGAACTCCCTTGCTCGTTCAGCTG GACTCAAACGAACTGGCAAGAGCTGTAGATTAAGATGGTTGAATTATCTTCGTCCAGATGTTCGACGTGGTAACATCACACTCGAAGAACAACTTCTTATTCTTGAACTTCATAGTCGCTGGGGAAATCG ATGGTCTAAAATTGCTCAATATTTACCGGGACGAACCGACAACGAGATCAAGAATTATTGGAGAACTAGGGTCCAAAAACATGCGAAACAACTCAAATGTGACGTAAATAGCAAGCAATTTAAAGATGCCATGCGCTACCTTTGGATGCCACGTCTAGTGGAGCGCATCCAAGCCGCGGCTTCCACCGCCACGACCACCACCACTAATAATAATGGTTCTCCAAGTGTTACAACAACGATCACTAGCACCAACAATACGATGTCATGCAACCTAAACACCAATTTTGAGGTTCATAGTGGGAACACGTTAACTCCAATAATTATGAACAACAATTTATGTGGTTCATATGTGACACAAAGTTATACTCCGGAAAATAGTAGCAACGGTTCAGACTCATTTGGTACACAAGTTTCACCTATCTCGGAATTAAATCAAGATTATTACAATGTGCCGGTTGGaagtaacaacaacaataataacccTAATTGTGATTATTTTCAACAAGCTCAACAATTTGGCTTTTTGGATTGCATTACTAGCCCTACCGGGTTGTTCCCTCAAATGGATTTTAATTCCGTGGAACCAAACACACCTTGGATTAATCAAGGGGACAATTTCTGGAATGATGAAAACATGttgctctttcaacaactcAACGACAACATGTGA